From Chloroflexota bacterium, one genomic window encodes:
- a CDS encoding translation elongation factor-like protein: MEEKEIGVVTHYYTHLQVAALRLTEELHLGDTIHIKGHSTDLTQTVDSMEIEHQKVEKAGPGQAVAIKVKEHVREHDQIYKVLS, from the coding sequence ATGGAGGAGAAGGAGATAGGGGTAGTAACACACTATTATACCCATCTTCAGGTAGCGGCCCTGCGGTTAACCGAGGAGCTACACCTCGGTGACACCATCCATATCAAGGGGCATAGCACTGACCTGACGCAGACGGTGGACTCGATGGAGATCGAGCATCAGAAGGTGGAGAAGGCCGGTCCGGGACAGGCGGTGGCCATCAAGGTCAAGGAGCACGTCAGGGAACACGACCAGATATATAAAGTGCTCTCCTGA
- a CDS encoding DUF4411 family protein: protein MTALPVYLLPVYLLDANVFIEAARRYYAFDIAPRFWEQLIEHAESGQVQSIDRIKVEIDRGKDDLKQWANGSFHQWFESTGHDDVVQAYRQVMTWAQGQSQFTDAAKAEFASAVDGWLIAYAKARGCVIVTLERFDANVRRRIPIPNVCRAFNIRYIDTFEMLRALGVKLS from the coding sequence GTGACCGCCCTTCCCGTGTATCTTCTGCCCGTGTATCTCCTGGATGCTAACGTGTTCATAGAGGCGGCACGTCGGTACTACGCTTTCGACATTGCCCCGCGCTTCTGGGAGCAATTAATTGAGCATGCGGAAAGTGGCCAGGTTCAGAGCATTGACCGCATCAAGGTGGAAATTGACCGAGGTAAGGATGACCTCAAGCAATGGGCAAATGGTAGTTTCCACCAGTGGTTTGAGTCAACGGGTCACGATGATGTTGTTCAAGCTTATCGTCAGGTCATGACTTGGGCTCAGGGTCAGAGCCAGTTTACCGACGCGGCCAAGGCTGAGTTTGCCAGCGCGGTGGATGGCTGGCTGATCGCGTATGCTAAGGCGAGGGGATGCGTCATCGTGACGCTTGAACGGTTTGATGCCAACGTGAGGCGGAGGATTCCGATTCCCAATGTCTGCCGGGCATTCAACATTCGGTACATTGATACATTTGAGATGCTTCGTGCCCTGGGAGTGAAGTTGAGCTGA
- the hydA gene encoding dihydropyrimidinase — translation MQLIVKGGTCVNPNGSFQADLAIDDGIIRLIGQGLSLPAERTLDAQGKLVLPGAIDVHCHMPWISKGVSSGDDFSSGTQAAARGGVTTIVPYIVPEEGETLEQSLEQNLRRACGHSYVDYSLQVTIRDISPAILAEMGALVRNGFPSFKIYTAYPGLLLEDRAILDLFEQSAREQSLICIHAESEVIAHFHTQRLLGSGKRGVYYYPDSRPPICEVEAIARLLTYAKHLKANIHFCHVSTAQGAALIGLTRAEGARVSGETCPQYLLFTDEEYRRDDPEATYFVASPPLRPTDDQDALWRSIANDALSIVATDHCPYTSEEKKAGRSDFTMIPGGMAGIETRLPLMYTEGVGRGRLSLNRLVELCCTNPARRFGLYPRKGVIAPGSDGDLVLIDPQQRTRLTAAALHSNTDHSVYEGMIVEGFPYTTVLRGQVLVEEGTLVTTEPQGKLVFRSLGPGCL, via the coding sequence ATGCAACTCATCGTCAAGGGGGGAACCTGCGTCAATCCCAACGGAAGCTTTCAGGCCGATCTGGCCATAGACGACGGAATCATCAGGCTCATCGGCCAGGGGCTATCCCTGCCGGCCGAAAGGACGCTAGATGCCCAGGGGAAACTGGTCCTGCCCGGGGCGATCGACGTTCATTGCCATATGCCCTGGATTTCTAAGGGAGTCTCCTCTGGGGATGATTTCTCCTCCGGCACGCAGGCGGCGGCCCGTGGAGGGGTAACTACTATAGTTCCATATATCGTGCCCGAGGAAGGCGAGACTTTAGAACAAAGCCTTGAGCAAAATCTCAGAAGGGCCTGCGGACACTCCTACGTGGATTACAGCTTGCAGGTCACCATACGTGATATCTCTCCGGCTATCCTGGCCGAGATGGGCGCGCTGGTCCGCAATGGCTTCCCCAGCTTCAAAATCTACACGGCTTATCCTGGTCTCCTCCTAGAAGATAGGGCCATCCTAGACCTATTTGAGCAGAGCGCTAGAGAGCAGTCCTTGATTTGTATTCACGCCGAGAGCGAGGTCATCGCCCACTTCCATACTCAGCGCTTGCTGGGGTCAGGGAAGCGAGGGGTATATTATTACCCGGATAGCCGACCGCCGATCTGTGAGGTTGAGGCCATCGCCCGCCTCCTCACCTATGCCAAACACCTGAAGGCCAATATCCACTTCTGCCACGTCAGTACCGCCCAGGGGGCCGCTCTCATCGGCTTGACCCGGGCCGAGGGGGCAAGGGTATCGGGGGAGACCTGTCCGCAATACCTTCTCTTTACCGATGAGGAGTACCGTCGTGATGATCCAGAGGCCACCTACTTCGTGGCCTCCCCTCCCCTCCGCCCCACCGACGATCAGGATGCGCTCTGGCGAAGCATCGCCAATGATGCGCTCTCTATAGTAGCGACCGACCATTGTCCTTATACAAGTGAGGAGAAAAAGGCGGGACGCTCCGATTTCACGATGATCCCGGGTGGGATGGCGGGCATTGAGACCCGCCTTCCCCTCATGTATACCGAGGGGGTAGGCCGGGGACGCCTCAGCCTCAACCGCCTGGTAGAGCTATGTTGTACCAATCCGGCCAGGCGTTTCGGACTCTACCCCAGGAAAGGGGTGATCGCCCCAGGCAGCGATGGCGATCTGGTCCTCATCGACCCGCAGCAGCGCACCAGGTTAACCGCCGCTGCTCTCCATTCGAACACCGACCATTCCGTCTATGAAGGAATGATCGTAGAGGGCTTTCCCTACACTACGGTTTTGCGCGGTCAAGTTCTGGTTGAGGAGGGGACCTTAGTGACTACCGAACCACAGGGGAAGCTGGTTTTCCGCAGCCTCGGCCCTGGTTGCCTATAA
- a CDS encoding type I restriction-modification system subunit M, translating into MARRRSSSLTSYRVQKSNGANLGFEEKLWQAADKLRSNMDAAEYKHVVLGLIFLKYVSDAFQEHYQQLRLWTSDPSHGYYIKEPQARYELLEDRDEYVAASVFWVPREARWRYLQANAKQPTIGKLVDDALVAIERDNLSLKGVLPKDYARPALDKQRLGEIIDLISSIGLGDAENRSKDILGRVYEYFLGQFASAEGKKGGQFYTPRCIVRLLVEMLAPYRGRVFDPCCGSGGMFVQSEKFVEAHGGRIGDISIYGQESNHTTWRLCKMNLAIRGIEGNLGPRNADSFRNDLHKDLRADFILANPPFNDNDWGGEQLREDVRWKYGVPPVNNANFAWVQHFIHHLTPTGLAGFVLANGSMSSNQSGEREIRRNIIEADLVDCMVALPGQLFYNTQIPACLWFLARDKRNRWFRDRRRQVLFIDARRMGRMIDRVHRELTDEDIARIAGTYHAWRGDEGVESYQDIPGFCKSASTEEIAAHSHVLTPGRYVGAEDIEDEDEPFEEKISRLTGKLEEQFAESARLEAVIRQNLRGLGHGG; encoded by the coding sequence GTGGCAAGAAGGAGAAGTTCAAGCCTGACTAGCTACAGGGTCCAGAAGTCCAACGGGGCCAATCTCGGCTTCGAGGAGAAGCTCTGGCAGGCTGCTGACAAGCTGCGCAGCAATATGGATGCGGCGGAGTACAAGCATGTGGTCCTGGGCCTTATCTTCTTGAAATACGTTTCCGATGCTTTCCAGGAGCACTACCAGCAGCTCCGTCTGTGGACCTCCGATCCTTCGCACGGATACTACATCAAAGAGCCGCAGGCCCGATATGAACTCCTCGAGGATCGTGATGAGTACGTCGCTGCCAGTGTTTTCTGGGTGCCCCGGGAGGCCCGCTGGCGGTATCTCCAGGCCAACGCCAAACAACCAACCATCGGCAAGCTGGTGGATGATGCCCTGGTCGCCATAGAGCGGGACAATCTGTCCCTAAAAGGTGTGCTTCCCAAGGACTACGCCCGCCCGGCCCTGGACAAGCAGCGATTGGGGGAGATTATCGACCTTATCAGCTCCATCGGCCTGGGGGATGCTGAAAACCGCTCCAAGGACATTCTAGGCCGTGTCTATGAATACTTCCTCGGCCAATTCGCTAGCGCCGAAGGCAAGAAAGGGGGTCAGTTCTACACGCCTCGCTGCATCGTTCGCCTGCTGGTCGAGATGCTGGCACCTTATAGGGGCCGTGTCTTTGATCCCTGTTGCGGGTCGGGCGGCATGTTTGTCCAGAGCGAGAAATTCGTTGAGGCCCACGGCGGCCGCATCGGCGACATCTCCATCTACGGGCAGGAGTCGAACCACACCACCTGGCGACTGTGCAAGATGAACCTGGCCATCCGTGGCATAGAGGGCAATCTTGGCCCACGCAACGCAGACTCCTTCAGGAACGACCTGCACAAGGACCTGAGGGCCGATTTCATCCTCGCCAATCCGCCTTTTAATGACAACGACTGGGGTGGTGAGCAGCTCCGTGAGGACGTCCGCTGGAAATACGGCGTGCCCCCGGTAAACAACGCCAACTTCGCCTGGGTACAACACTTCATCCACCACCTCACCCCCACCGGCCTGGCGGGCTTCGTGCTGGCCAATGGCTCTATGTCCTCTAATCAATCTGGAGAGAGGGAAATCCGCAGGAACATCATTGAGGCCGACCTGGTGGACTGCATGGTAGCCCTCCCCGGCCAGCTATTCTATAACACCCAGATACCCGCTTGTCTCTGGTTCCTGGCCCGAGACAAGCGCAACCGCTGGTTTCGTGATCGCCGCCGCCAGGTCCTTTTCATTGATGCCCGCAGGATGGGGCGCATGATTGACCGGGTGCACCGGGAGCTCACCGACGAGGATATAGCCCGCATTGCTGGGACGTACCACGCCTGGCGGGGAGACGAGGGTGTGGAGTCGTACCAGGACATTCCGGGTTTCTGCAAGTCGGCCTCCACCGAGGAAATCGCCGCCCACAGCCATGTGCTCACTCCAGGCCGCTATGTGGGGGCTGAGGACATAGAGGACGAAGACGAACCCTTTGAGGAGAAGATATCACGGCTGACGGGGAAACTGGAGGAGCAGTTCGCTGAGTCAGCCAGGCTTGAGGCGGTGATTCGCCAGAACCTGAGGGGGTTGGGGCATGGCGGGTAA
- a CDS encoding FAD-dependent oxidoreductase yields the protein MKPTQLESAEQRPTPLAMRNNHHLACVEARRCLHCYDAPCIKGCPAGVSIPRFIWRIELANLSGAYVAALENNPFPAICGAVCPTEYLCEKSCTVHGMAPSSVRIGALHHYAGALLRPSYAHLRNLFNGRKVTIVGGGPAGLSCALTLRRLGYAVDLFERNSSLGGMLTHGIPPFRLPSEVIRLEMESLHEAGINFHLGSEVSPAELCRLVERYDAVFLGIGLSMAVPFAGSGTELDGVQSALDFLKAIRLYERGEGPQPRFGQRVVVIGGGNVAMDAASVAKSWGAERVTVLYRRTLAEMPAWRAEYEYAVSLGVEFRWLTGVSAFRADRRQVMAVRTQLLRLGEPDDTGRRRVEPLEGEGEEFPCDQVILAIGQALEKGLLAGLNLALTEGGTIAVNPASFQSTHLKVFAAGDVVNGGTTVVQAIAEGRKAALGIHRFLSGEG from the coding sequence TTGAAACCGACACAGTTGGAGTCGGCCGAGCAACGCCCCACACCGCTGGCGATGCGCAACAATCACCATCTGGCCTGCGTTGAGGCCAGACGTTGCCTACACTGTTACGATGCCCCCTGTATCAAAGGATGTCCGGCTGGTGTCAGCATTCCTCGTTTCATCTGGCGGATTGAGCTGGCAAACCTCAGCGGTGCCTATGTAGCCGCACTGGAGAATAACCCCTTCCCGGCCATCTGTGGAGCGGTCTGCCCTACGGAATATCTGTGTGAGAAGAGCTGCACTGTGCACGGGATGGCCCCTTCCAGCGTGCGCATAGGGGCCCTGCATCACTATGCCGGAGCCCTCCTGCGACCGAGCTACGCTCACCTGCGTAACCTGTTCAATGGGCGGAAGGTGACCATCGTTGGTGGCGGTCCGGCTGGACTATCCTGTGCCCTCACCCTACGCCGTCTGGGGTACGCCGTCGATCTCTTCGAGCGAAACTCCTCACTGGGTGGGATGCTCACCCATGGCATTCCCCCTTTTCGTCTGCCCAGCGAAGTGATTCGCCTCGAGATGGAGTCCCTCCACGAAGCGGGGATAAATTTCCATCTGGGGAGTGAGGTCAGCCCCGCTGAGCTTTGCCGGCTGGTGGAGCGTTACGATGCCGTCTTCCTGGGCATCGGTCTGAGCATGGCCGTACCGTTCGCCGGGAGCGGGACTGAACTTGACGGGGTGCAGTCGGCCCTCGACTTCTTGAAAGCCATTCGCCTATATGAGCGTGGCGAAGGACCCCAGCCGAGGTTCGGCCAACGGGTGGTGGTGATTGGCGGAGGCAATGTCGCTATGGATGCCGCCTCAGTAGCGAAGAGTTGGGGGGCAGAGAGGGTGACCGTTCTCTACCGACGCACTCTGGCCGAGATGCCGGCCTGGCGGGCCGAATACGAATACGCCGTCTCCCTGGGCGTCGAGTTCCGCTGGCTGACCGGCGTATCCGCTTTCCGCGCTGACAGACGGCAAGTCATGGCCGTGCGTACGCAACTGCTGCGCCTGGGAGAACCAGATGACACTGGGCGCCGCCGGGTCGAACCGCTTGAGGGGGAAGGAGAAGAGTTCCCCTGCGATCAGGTGATCCTGGCCATCGGTCAGGCCCTGGAGAAAGGGCTCCTCGCCGGGCTGAACCTGGCGTTAACAGAGGGAGGCACCATCGCGGTGAATCCAGCATCGTTCCAGAGCACGCATCTGAAGGTCTTCGCCGCCGGTGACGTGGTCAATGGTGGGACCACCGTCGTCCAGGCCATCGCTGAGGGACGGAAGGCCGCTCTAGGGATACATAGATTCTTAAGCGGGGAGGGATAA
- the preA gene encoding NAD-dependent dihydropyrimidine dehydrogenase subunit PreA, translating into MLSVDLAQEFCGVRFSNPFTLAASPCTDKADRIARAFAAGWGGAVLKTTSMPSEEVSLVYPMISGLRRGQELLGLHNIDLISVRHIEEIVRDIRWLKAEYPDRVVIGSIMASRQKDWEDLARQLEEAGADLIECSLSCPHGTPGGLGYMISQDPRLTEMTARWVKEAVKRTPVYVKLTSNVTDIVEIARAVEASGCAGVCAIDSVEALIGLDLATFSPLPSVRGRSSFGGYTGRAIKPIALRCVADIARHVRLPLAGVGGIYDWRDAAEFLLVGASNLQVCTAAMENGFGLIEELADGLSRFLVDRGYAKVADLCGLALPKLCAHEELSRQYKVRSHIINELCIGCGRCYVACRDGGHEAIVFGEDRVAAVDEKSCVGCGLCLQVCPVPTAVTLQEVEAPQTSPC; encoded by the coding sequence ATGCTCAGCGTCGATCTTGCCCAAGAATTTTGCGGCGTTCGTTTCTCCAATCCGTTCACCCTGGCCGCCTCTCCCTGTACAGATAAGGCCGACCGCATCGCCCGTGCCTTCGCTGCTGGCTGGGGTGGGGCTGTCCTTAAGACTACCTCTATGCCCTCGGAAGAGGTCAGTTTGGTCTATCCGATGATCTCCGGACTCAGGCGTGGCCAAGAGCTGCTCGGATTGCACAACATCGATCTCATCTCCGTACGGCACATCGAGGAGATCGTCCGGGACATCCGCTGGCTGAAAGCAGAGTATCCGGACCGGGTCGTAATTGGCAGCATTATGGCCTCCAGGCAGAAGGATTGGGAGGACCTGGCTCGCCAGTTGGAAGAGGCTGGTGCTGACCTCATTGAGTGTAGCCTCTCTTGCCCCCACGGCACGCCGGGTGGCTTAGGCTATATGATCAGCCAGGACCCCCGTCTGACTGAGATGACCGCCCGCTGGGTCAAGGAGGCCGTGAAAAGGACGCCAGTGTACGTCAAGCTGACCTCCAACGTCACCGACATCGTTGAGATCGCCAGGGCGGTTGAGGCTAGCGGCTGCGCTGGCGTTTGTGCCATCGACTCCGTAGAGGCCTTAATCGGTTTAGACCTTGCTACCTTTTCCCCGCTCCCCTCCGTTCGCGGGCGCTCCTCCTTCGGAGGCTACACCGGCCGAGCGATTAAACCCATCGCCCTTCGTTGTGTAGCCGACATCGCCCGCCACGTGCGGCTCCCGCTGGCTGGGGTAGGTGGAATCTACGATTGGCGAGATGCGGCGGAGTTCCTTCTCGTCGGTGCCAGCAACTTGCAGGTTTGTACGGCAGCCATGGAAAATGGCTTCGGCTTGATCGAGGAACTGGCAGACGGGCTGAGCCGTTTCCTTGTTGATCGAGGCTACGCAAAGGTGGCTGACCTCTGCGGCCTGGCCCTACCGAAATTATGCGCACACGAGGAACTATCGCGCCAGTACAAAGTGCGCAGTCATATAATAAATGAGCTCTGTATCGGTTGTGGCCGCTGTTATGTAGCCTGTCGAGATGGGGGGCACGAGGCCATCGTTTTCGGTGAGGATAGGGTGGCCGCCGTAGACGAGAAGAGCTGTGTCGGCTGCGGACTGTGCCTCCAGGTCTGCCCTGTACCCACCGCTGTCACCTTACAGGAGGTAGAGGCTCCACAAACGAGCCCCTGCTGA
- a CDS encoding MFS transporter yields MDRIGDTAVREAPLGRRIWGLNKNVFVLGWVSLLTDISSEMTLTILPLFLANVLGVRVSIIGLIEGIADSTATMLNLVSGWLSDRIGKRKTLTAWGYGLSAVSKPFLYLASNWGIVLVVRFTDRVGKGIRTSPRDALIAASSPVAERGKSFGFHRALDTAGAVVGLALATLIVWFSQRGLLTLERSTFQTLVLVGIIPGLLAVLLLLLFVTEVRTAVRPAAAPSLRLHGFDRQFKFFLAIMVIFTLGNSSDAFLLLRAQTVGLSVLQIFTMLVMFNVIYTLVSFPAGILSDRLGRKRLIVLGWTAYALIYFGFAVAAAAWHIWLLYVLYGLYYGTTQGAAKAFVADVVVPAQRGTAYGLYHAAVGVAALPASIIAGLLWQMINPQATFLFGAGLALLAMLLLWTQIKEAQTLPASSG; encoded by the coding sequence TTGGATAGAATAGGGGACACCGCCGTGCGCGAGGCGCCGCTGGGACGCCGCATCTGGGGTCTTAATAAAAACGTATTCGTCCTGGGCTGGGTGAGCCTGCTCACCGATATCAGCAGTGAAATGACCTTGACCATCCTGCCCCTCTTTCTGGCCAATGTGCTGGGCGTCAGGGTGTCTATAATCGGACTTATTGAGGGTATCGCCGACAGCACGGCGACAATGCTTAATCTCGTCAGTGGGTGGTTATCTGACCGAATAGGAAAGCGAAAGACGCTGACGGCCTGGGGATACGGGCTCTCCGCTGTGTCTAAACCGTTTCTCTACCTGGCCAGCAACTGGGGCATTGTGTTGGTTGTCCGTTTCACCGACCGGGTCGGTAAGGGCATCAGAACATCACCACGCGATGCCCTCATCGCCGCGAGCAGCCCGGTGGCTGAGAGGGGGAAGTCCTTTGGCTTTCACCGTGCCCTGGATACAGCGGGGGCAGTAGTCGGCCTCGCCCTGGCTACCCTCATCGTCTGGTTCAGTCAGCGGGGACTCTTGACTTTGGAACGATCCACCTTTCAGACATTGGTCCTCGTCGGCATAATACCGGGGCTATTGGCCGTGCTCTTGCTCCTCTTGTTTGTCACCGAGGTGAGGACAGCGGTAAGGCCCGCCGCAGCACCATCGCTCAGGCTGCACGGCTTTGACCGGCAATTTAAATTTTTCCTGGCCATAATGGTGATCTTCACCCTGGGCAACTCGAGCGATGCCTTCCTCCTCCTGCGGGCTCAGACGGTGGGGCTCTCTGTCTTGCAGATCTTCACCATGCTGGTTATGTTCAACGTCATCTATACACTGGTATCCTTCCCCGCCGGGATACTCTCGGATAGGTTAGGACGCAAACGGTTGATCGTGTTAGGCTGGACAGCCTATGCCCTCATCTATTTCGGTTTCGCGGTGGCGGCGGCCGCCTGGCATATCTGGTTGCTCTACGTGCTCTACGGGCTCTACTATGGGACCACACAGGGGGCAGCTAAAGCCTTCGTAGCCGACGTGGTAGTCCCGGCCCAGCGAGGTACAGCCTATGGCCTCTATCACGCCGCTGTTGGTGTCGCTGCTTTGCCGGCCAGCATCATCGCTGGCCTTCTATGGCAAATGATCAATCCCCAGGCCACCTTCCTTTTCGGGGCTGGGCTGGCGCTGCTGGCGATGCTGCTGCTCTGGACGCAGATCAAAGAGGCGCAGACGCTCCCCGCGTCCTCAGGGTAA
- a CDS encoding ImmA/IrrE family metallo-endopeptidase — MTRVTISEPVLRWAMERSGSPGAVARKFPKLPEWLSGKSRPTLRQLEELAKATSTPLGYLFLSEPPQERLPVPHFRTLGDEPLRRSSPDLLETIQMMERRQAWMREYLTEQGHEPLSFVRSARLTDIAEGLAREMRRTLGLAQGWTAQQSTWTEALRELQSRIEEAGILVVVNSIVGNNPHRKLNVTEFRGFILVDEYAPLVFVNGADSKAAQMFTLAHELAHIWFGSSAAFDLRELQPADDETERACSQVAAEFLVPRDELQEMWPFIKQGPDPFQAIARQFKVSEVVGARKALDLGLITKHEFLDFYVAYQQAERSAAARGQEGGNFYATQNLRLGRRFAEAVMRAVREGNLLYREAYELTGLYGQTFERYGRFLASGALV; from the coding sequence ATGACGCGGGTCACCATCAGTGAGCCTGTCCTCCGCTGGGCTATGGAGCGCTCGGGCAGCCCAGGAGCCGTCGCGCGGAAGTTCCCCAAGCTGCCGGAGTGGCTCAGCGGTAAGAGCCGACCGACGCTGCGTCAGCTTGAGGAGCTCGCGAAGGCCACCTCGACCCCGCTGGGATACCTGTTCCTTTCTGAGCCGCCCCAGGAGCGATTGCCTGTTCCCCACTTCCGCACGCTGGGCGATGAGCCTCTACGCCGGTCCAGTCCTGACCTGCTTGAGACCATCCAGATGATGGAGCGCCGCCAAGCATGGATGCGGGAGTATCTGACGGAACAAGGTCACGAACCGTTGAGCTTTGTCCGCTCTGCACGGCTCACGGACATAGCGGAGGGGTTGGCTCGCGAGATGAGGCGCACATTGGGTCTCGCTCAAGGATGGACGGCCCAACAGTCCACTTGGACTGAGGCGCTGCGAGAGCTACAGAGCAGGATAGAGGAGGCCGGGATCCTTGTGGTCGTGAACAGCATCGTTGGAAACAATCCGCATCGCAAGTTGAACGTCACCGAGTTTCGTGGCTTCATCCTGGTGGATGAGTATGCACCGTTGGTCTTTGTCAACGGTGCCGACAGCAAGGCTGCGCAGATGTTCACGCTGGCACACGAGCTGGCGCATATATGGTTCGGTAGCAGTGCTGCATTTGACTTGCGGGAACTTCAACCCGCGGACGACGAGACGGAACGGGCTTGCAGCCAGGTTGCCGCTGAGTTCCTGGTCCCGAGAGATGAGCTACAAGAGATGTGGCCATTCATCAAACAAGGGCCTGACCCTTTCCAAGCCATCGCTCGCCAGTTCAAGGTCAGCGAAGTCGTCGGCGCTCGCAAGGCTCTCGATCTGGGTCTCATCACCAAACACGAGTTTCTAGACTTCTATGTTGCCTATCAGCAAGCCGAGCGCTCGGCTGCTGCACGAGGTCAAGAGGGCGGCAACTTCTACGCCACCCAGAATCTCCGCCTCGGTCGGCGCTTTGCGGAAGCAGTGATGCGCGCTGTAAGAGAGGGCAATCTTCTCTACCGAGAAGCCTACGAGCTAACAGGGCTTTACGGACAGACATTTGAGAGGTATGGGAGATTCCTCGCCTCAGGAGCGCTGGTGTGA